Proteins encoded in a region of the Candidatus Saccharimonadia bacterium genome:
- a CDS encoding pseudouridine synthase: MRVNQFVAAGSGLSRRAADTAIAAGRVLVNGEAAGLGQPIALADTVTLDGTPLTLPANHTYIMLNKPAGYVSSRVRQGSGPTLYDLLPATHHHLRIAGRLDRDSSGLIILTDDGAYIQQLTHPGAGKSKHYELKLARPLAAPDAAALERGVMLGDGLSRVKILNHRGRHVTVSLSEGRNRQLRRTFGALGYTVERLHRTKLGPFDLHDLPPGKWIKTDHADHFEEPHP, encoded by the coding sequence GTGAGAGTTAACCAGTTTGTGGCCGCCGGCTCTGGTCTCTCGCGCCGCGCCGCCGATACCGCCATCGCCGCCGGACGCGTACTCGTAAACGGGGAGGCCGCCGGCTTGGGACAGCCCATAGCCCTCGCCGACACCGTTACGCTCGACGGCACCCCGCTCACACTCCCCGCCAATCACACCTACATCATGCTCAATAAACCCGCCGGATACGTATCCAGCCGCGTTCGCCAGGGCTCAGGTCCCACCCTCTACGACCTACTCCCCGCCACCCACCATCACCTGCGCATCGCCGGCCGGCTCGACCGCGACTCCAGCGGACTCATCATACTCACCGATGACGGCGCCTACATCCAGCAACTCACCCATCCCGGCGCCGGCAAATCCAAGCACTATGAACTCAAACTCGCCCGACCCCTCGCCGCCCCCGACGCCGCTGCTCTCGAACGCGGCGTCATGCTCGGCGACGGTCTCAGCCGAGTCAAAATCCTCAACCACCGCGGCCGGCACGTCACCGTCTCGCTCAGTGAAGGCCGCAATCGCCAACTCCGCCGCACCTTCGGGGCCCTCGGCTACACGGTCGAGCGGCTCCACCGCACCAAACTCGGGCCATTTGACCTACACGACCTCCCTCCGGGAAAATGGATCAAGACCGATCATGCCGATCACTTCGAGGAACCACACCCATGA
- a CDS encoding serine hydrolase: MKSITLALMLALQATGLWSHLSAPSRAHLAAKASGVTAPATLPITPPPAPLVPLPVRGPAGAEPHLGVASAFAIDRDTATVLYAQNSGAHRPIASVTKLITALVILSRHDPTETITLPKLPDYPPEAETIGLVSGDTFTLQQILEAALVPSANDAADAMAIWDAGSVAKFTTRMNAKMAEWGISDTHFASASGLQDSGNYASAAALAKMAGLALHNPTIVSIINNPNMTIASRQGRTYTAASTNELLDSGGFYGIKTGYTLAAGECFVGLTRIKGHEIITVVLGSDDRFGSTVILTNWIARTWQWL; encoded by the coding sequence ATGAAATCCATCACTCTCGCCCTCATGCTAGCCCTACAGGCCACCGGGCTCTGGAGCCACCTCTCCGCCCCCAGCCGTGCCCACCTTGCCGCCAAGGCCTCCGGTGTCACGGCGCCAGCGACACTGCCCATCACACCGCCCCCGGCGCCGCTCGTGCCCCTGCCGGTTCGCGGTCCCGCCGGCGCCGAGCCCCATCTGGGCGTCGCCTCGGCCTTTGCCATTGACCGCGACACCGCCACCGTCCTGTACGCCCAGAATAGCGGCGCCCACCGGCCCATCGCTAGCGTCACCAAGCTCATTACCGCTCTCGTGATTCTCTCGCGCCATGATCCCACCGAGACCATCACTCTCCCCAAACTACCCGATTATCCCCCCGAAGCCGAAACTATTGGCCTTGTTTCCGGCGACACCTTCACGCTCCAGCAAATCCTCGAAGCCGCCCTGGTGCCCTCGGCCAACGACGCCGCCGACGCCATGGCCATCTGGGACGCCGGCTCCGTAGCCAAATTCACCACCCGCATGAACGCCAAAATGGCCGAATGGGGGATCAGCGACACCCATTTCGCCAGCGCCAGTGGCCTCCAAGACTCCGGCAACTACGCCTCCGCCGCGGCGCTCGCCAAAATGGCCGGCTTAGCTCTGCACAACCCCACCATCGTCAGCATCATCAACAACCCCAACATGACCATCGCGAGCCGCCAAGGCCGCACCTACACCGCCGCTTCCACCAACGAACTCTTGGATTCTGGTGGGTTTTATGGTATAAAGACGGGGTACACGCTAGCCGCCGGCGAATGCTTCGTCGGCCTTACTCGTATTAAGGGTCATGAAATCATCACGGTGGTACTCGGCTCGGATGATCGCTTCGGCTCTACTGTCATACTAACCAATTGGATTGCACGAACTTGGCAATGGCTCTAA
- the der gene encoding ribosome biogenesis GTPase Der, with translation MSTPLVAIVGRPNVGKSSLFNRLIGTRRAITHDTPGTTRDANYGQIAWRGKHFTLVDTAGLSKGAGDIELQAQDQIRQMAKAASVIVVVVDAATMITADDQTAARLALKSGKPVILALGKVDTAAGAELEAWRRLGIPTVIGVSAIHGRGTGDLLDAITELITDAPEPDAAAPLKLALVGRPNVGKSSLLNALIGKQKAVVSATPGTTRDVASEIIKYKGREIELLDTAGIRRRGRIEKGIEKFSALRTLNAIHEADVCVLVMDGIEGQVAGDLNLAGQILDAGKGLIIAMNKWDAVPDKDDKTQDRLTVLLRNEFQFAWWAPLVYTSATHGLHVNQLMELAVQIDERRRTEVPTGPFNRLIEKLVTKQPPSGLKGRLPKINYGTQTGAQPPTFTFFTTYPDLIHFGYRRYLENNIRTEWDFGGTPIRLEFRHKHGDDIRRGGGSGKSKGFKVEKLRKTP, from the coding sequence ATGAGCACCCCCCTCGTCGCCATCGTCGGCCGGCCCAACGTCGGCAAATCCAGCCTGTTCAACCGGCTCATCGGCACCCGACGCGCCATCACCCACGACACGCCCGGCACCACCCGCGACGCCAATTACGGTCAGATAGCGTGGCGTGGCAAACATTTCACACTCGTCGACACCGCGGGCCTATCCAAAGGCGCCGGCGATATTGAGCTCCAAGCCCAAGACCAGATCCGCCAAATGGCCAAGGCCGCCAGCGTCATCGTCGTGGTCGTCGACGCCGCCACCATGATCACCGCCGACGACCAAACCGCCGCGCGCCTAGCGCTCAAATCCGGCAAACCAGTCATCCTGGCCCTCGGCAAGGTCGACACGGCCGCCGGCGCCGAGCTCGAAGCCTGGCGCCGTCTGGGCATCCCCACCGTCATCGGCGTGTCGGCCATCCATGGCCGCGGCACCGGCGACCTGCTCGACGCCATCACCGAGCTCATCACCGACGCCCCCGAGCCCGACGCCGCCGCGCCCCTCAAGCTCGCGCTCGTCGGCCGGCCCAACGTCGGCAAATCCAGCCTGCTCAACGCCCTCATCGGCAAGCAAAAAGCCGTCGTATCCGCCACCCCCGGCACCACCCGCGACGTCGCCTCCGAAATCATCAAATACAAAGGCCGCGAAATCGAGCTGCTCGACACCGCCGGCATCCGCCGCCGCGGCCGGATCGAAAAGGGGATTGAGAAATTCAGCGCCCTGCGCACCCTCAACGCCATCCACGAAGCCGATGTTTGCGTGCTCGTGATGGACGGCATCGAAGGCCAAGTCGCCGGCGACCTCAATCTCGCCGGGCAAATCCTCGACGCCGGCAAAGGCCTCATCATCGCCATGAACAAATGGGACGCCGTACCCGACAAAGACGACAAAACCCAAGACCGCCTCACCGTGCTCCTGCGCAACGAATTCCAATTCGCCTGGTGGGCACCGCTCGTTTACACCTCGGCCACCCATGGCCTACACGTGAACCAGCTCATGGAGCTGGCCGTCCAGATCGACGAACGCCGCCGCACCGAGGTCCCCACCGGCCCCTTCAACCGCCTCATTGAAAAGCTCGTCACCAAGCAGCCGCCGTCCGGCCTCAAAGGCCGCCTGCCCAAAATCAACTATGGCACCCAAACCGGTGCCCAACCACCCACCTTCACCTTCTTCACTACCTACCCCGATCTCATTCATTTCGGTTATCGCCGCTATCTCGAAAACAACATCCGCACCGAGTGGGACTTCGGCGGCACCCCCATCCGCCTCGAATTCCGCCACAAGCACGGCGACGACATCCGTCGCGGCGGCGGTAGCGGGAAGAGCAAGGGCTTTAAAGTCGAAAAACTCAGGAAAACTCCGTGA
- the pth gene encoding aminoacyl-tRNA hydrolase → MKLIIGLGNIGKRYAHTRHNLGFMVTDELAKKLQSTQIHEFNSSLIGKISPPSVTPQWRQEPKLQAEVAEFTLAEDKIILAKPQTMMNLSGEAVQRLMQKYRARPADVWVIFDDLDVPFGRLRIRTAGTSGSGHQGVNSIMSHIGADFVRVKVGISLNDRTTEPSEVYVLKPFTPDEQAKLPILITTAASVVADQLDHPTAPDTTFDLV, encoded by the coding sequence GTGAAACTCATCATCGGTCTCGGCAACATTGGCAAACGTTACGCCCACACCCGCCACAACCTCGGCTTCATGGTCACAGACGAGCTCGCCAAAAAGCTCCAATCTACCCAGATCCACGAATTCAACTCTTCACTAATCGGCAAAATCAGCCCGCCCTCCGTCACCCCCCAGTGGCGCCAAGAGCCCAAACTCCAAGCCGAAGTAGCCGAATTTACCCTTGCCGAAGACAAAATCATCCTGGCCAAGCCTCAGACCATGATGAACCTCTCCGGCGAAGCCGTGCAGCGCCTGATGCAAAAATACCGCGCCCGCCCCGCCGATGTCTGGGTGATCTTCGACGACCTCGACGTCCCCTTTGGCCGCCTGCGCATCCGCACCGCCGGCACCTCCGGCAGCGGCCACCAGGGCGTAAACTCCATCATGAGCCACATCGGCGCCGACTTCGTGCGCGTCAAAGTCGGCATCAGTCTCAACGACCGCACCACCGAACCCAGCGAGGTGTATGTGCTCAAACCCTTCACACCCGATGAGCAAGCCAAATTACCCATACTTATCACCACCGCCGCTAGCGTTGTCGCCGATCAATTAGACCACCCCACAGCCCCCGACACCACCTTCGACCTCGTGTAA
- a CDS encoding methyltransferase domain-containing protein translates to MKLLVSMFPGLRVLVVEEMAARLGLAPVATGRARGSELVWVQTSDPAGLLGLRLVEDVFVVVETIPLSGKTVDLKAVTAALGRPEVWESALRAQGHLAGRPTPARVVFRVVAQADDAAWRGYRRVDLQRAAEAGVGRARPGWRLNAGEAPFEVWLHQVGRNLTVSLRLTSGVNRARGGRAVERAAALRPTIAAAMVRLSEPADDDVFLDPLCGTGTILLERALAGRHGLLLGGDIDVGAVKAAVANFGPRHKPVRIERMDARKLPLEDASVDKLVTNLPWGKQIGRPEDLPALYGGMLAEAVRVVRPGGLVVVLTSEVGVLDWALKSQPGFVVRRRVTGIEVLGRPAEMRVLARR, encoded by the coding sequence ATGAAACTTCTGGTATCGATGTTTCCGGGTTTGAGGGTTTTGGTCGTTGAGGAAATGGCGGCTCGTTTGGGTTTGGCGCCGGTGGCGACGGGCCGCGCGCGGGGTAGTGAGCTGGTGTGGGTGCAGACGAGTGATCCGGCTGGGTTGCTGGGACTACGGTTGGTTGAGGACGTGTTTGTAGTGGTGGAAACGATACCGTTGAGCGGCAAAACGGTGGATTTGAAGGCGGTGACGGCGGCGCTGGGGCGGCCTGAGGTGTGGGAGTCGGCACTGCGCGCGCAGGGCCACCTGGCCGGCCGGCCGACGCCGGCGCGAGTGGTGTTTCGGGTGGTAGCGCAGGCGGATGATGCGGCTTGGCGCGGGTATCGGCGGGTGGATTTGCAGCGGGCGGCGGAGGCTGGGGTGGGCCGGGCGCGTCCGGGTTGGCGGCTGAATGCAGGGGAAGCGCCGTTTGAGGTGTGGCTGCACCAGGTTGGTCGCAACCTTACCGTGAGCTTGCGTCTGACGAGCGGTGTGAATCGTGCTCGGGGCGGCCGGGCGGTGGAGCGGGCGGCAGCCTTGCGGCCGACGATTGCGGCAGCCATGGTGCGGCTGAGCGAACCGGCTGACGATGACGTGTTTTTGGACCCGTTGTGCGGCACGGGGACAATATTGCTTGAGCGGGCTTTGGCGGGGCGGCATGGTTTGCTGCTGGGTGGTGATATTGACGTAGGAGCGGTAAAAGCGGCGGTGGCTAATTTTGGCCCGCGCCACAAACCGGTGCGCATTGAACGCATGGATGCACGCAAGCTGCCGCTGGAAGACGCGTCGGTGGATAAATTGGTGACAAATTTGCCTTGGGGAAAGCAAATTGGTCGCCCTGAGGATTTGCCGGCGTTGTACGGGGGGATGCTGGCCGAGGCGGTACGGGTGGTGCGCCCGGGCGGTTTGGTGGTGGTGCTCACGAGTGAGGTGGGGGTGCTGGATTGGGCACTGAAGTCGCAACCGGGTTTTGTGGTGCGACGGCGAGTGACGGGGATCGAGGTATTGGGGCGGCCGGCGGAAATGAGGGTGCTGGCGCGGCGGTAG
- the dprA gene encoding DNA-processing protein DprA has product MQISNISHNSNSFPDILRQITEPPRSINVLGTLPKDSMVAVVGTRRPTAYGERVTYQIAGELAKAGAVIVSGLAIGVDSIAHRAALDAGGRTVAVLAHGLDRIYPPRHRGLAKEILASGGALVSEYDIGTPAHKHHFVERNRLIAGLCAATIVTEAATKSGSLITAHRAAKYNRLVMAVPGNITSVYSAGPNNLIRTNIATPITSTADAIVALGFHAREAVPVSAQSPDEAKILELLEGGASNSEDLIAGGNFSAAQFANIISLMEITGKVRNLGAGQWVVR; this is encoded by the coding sequence ATGCAAATCTCTAACATTTCTCACAACTCAAACTCGTTTCCAGATATACTCAGGCAAATTACCGAACCGCCCAGAAGCATAAACGTTTTAGGAACTTTGCCCAAAGACTCCATGGTAGCGGTCGTCGGCACGCGCCGGCCCACCGCTTACGGCGAACGCGTCACCTACCAAATAGCAGGGGAGTTGGCCAAGGCCGGCGCCGTCATCGTGAGCGGCCTAGCGATCGGCGTGGATTCCATCGCTCACCGCGCCGCCCTCGATGCCGGCGGCCGCACCGTGGCCGTACTAGCTCACGGTCTCGACCGCATCTACCCGCCCCGCCACCGCGGCCTGGCCAAAGAGATTCTCGCCTCCGGCGGTGCGCTGGTTTCTGAGTACGACATTGGCACCCCGGCCCACAAACACCACTTCGTGGAGCGCAACCGCCTCATCGCCGGCCTGTGCGCCGCCACCATCGTGACCGAAGCCGCCACCAAAAGCGGCTCGCTCATCACCGCCCACCGCGCCGCCAAATACAACCGGCTCGTGATGGCCGTGCCCGGCAACATCACCTCCGTCTACTCAGCCGGCCCCAACAATCTGATCCGCACCAATATTGCCACCCCCATCACTTCCACGGCCGATGCCATCGTAGCGCTGGGCTTCCACGCCCGCGAGGCTGTGCCCGTGTCGGCCCAAAGCCCCGACGAAGCCAAAATCCTCGAGCTCCTCGAAGGCGGCGCCAGCAATAGCGAAGACCTCATCGCCGGCGGCAATTTCAGCGCCGCCCAATTTGCCAACATCATCAGCCTCATGGAAATCACCGGCAAGGTCCGCAACCTCGGCGCCGGACAATGGGTGGTGCGGTAA
- a CDS encoding tRNA-dihydrouridine synthase, producing the protein MKFWQQLPQPFFVLAPMDDVTDVVFRQLIAEIAPPDVFMTEFVSVDGLQSAGRTVTLERLRIAPGSASNLVAQIWGNDPERFYRSAQDIAALGFAGIDINMGCPEKGIVARGCGGGLIGHPDAAADIIAATKAGAPHLPVSVKTRLGLGQPITEDWAGFLLGQDLAALTIHGRTVREMSKVPAHWDEIAKVVRLRNQLAVPTKIIGNGDIESRAHGLQLASDTGVDGLMIGRGIFHDPFIFDPAQATADPQKRLAILLRHVELYEQWGSTKSFQTLKKFFKIYANSWPGAAELRAELMETSMPAQTRGIIAAHLGKIQ; encoded by the coding sequence ATGAAGTTTTGGCAACAGCTACCGCAGCCGTTCTTTGTGCTAGCCCCCATGGACGACGTCACCGACGTGGTTTTTCGGCAGCTCATAGCCGAAATCGCGCCACCAGACGTCTTCATGACCGAATTCGTCTCGGTGGACGGCCTCCAATCAGCCGGCCGCACCGTCACGCTCGAACGCCTGCGCATCGCCCCCGGCAGCGCCAGCAACCTCGTGGCCCAAATCTGGGGCAACGACCCCGAGCGCTTCTACCGTTCCGCCCAAGACATCGCCGCGCTGGGCTTCGCCGGCATCGACATCAACATGGGCTGCCCCGAGAAGGGGATTGTAGCCCGCGGCTGCGGTGGCGGCCTCATCGGCCACCCCGACGCCGCGGCCGACATCATCGCCGCCACCAAGGCCGGCGCGCCCCATCTGCCCGTCAGCGTCAAGACTCGCCTCGGCCTCGGCCAACCCATCACCGAAGACTGGGCTGGCTTCCTGCTCGGCCAAGACCTTGCCGCCCTCACCATCCACGGCCGGACCGTGCGCGAAATGAGCAAAGTCCCGGCGCACTGGGACGAAATCGCCAAAGTAGTGCGCCTACGCAACCAACTGGCCGTGCCCACCAAGATCATCGGCAACGGCGACATCGAAAGCCGCGCCCACGGCCTGCAATTGGCCTCAGACACCGGCGTCGACGGCCTCATGATCGGCCGTGGCATCTTCCACGACCCCTTCATCTTCGACCCCGCCCAGGCCACCGCTGACCCCCAAAAACGCCTCGCCATCCTCCTCCGCCACGTCGAGCTCTACGAGCAGTGGGGGAGTACCAAGTCGTTCCAAACCCTGAAGAAATTCTTCAAAATCTATGCCAACTCCTGGCCCGGCGCCGCCGAACTGCGCGCCGAACTCATGGAGACTTCCATGCCAGCGCAGACACGAGGCATTATTGCCGCACATTTAGGAAAAATCCAGTAG